A window of Cellulosimicrobium protaetiae genomic DNA:
GGTGGTGGGCGGGACGGGGTCGAGGCCCGCGGCCTTCATCGCGGCGATCGCCCCACCGGCGATGCCGTCGCTCGCGGCGAACACGCCGTCGACGCGACCGGGGTACTGCGTGAGCTGGCCCTCGACCCACTCGGTCGCCTTGTCGGGGCTCCAGTCGGGTGTGTCGTACTCGGCGAGCACGTCGATGTCCTCTCCGTCGAGCGCGCGGTGGACGCCGGCAGCGAGCTCCGCGGCGTTCGGGTCCGTGGGCGAGCCCTGCACGAGCAGGACGCCCGGCCGCCGGCCCTGCCCCGGCGGGTCCTGCTCCGCGCGGTCGAGGACCGCGGCGACGAGCGCCTCCCCCATGAGGTACCCGATGAGCTCGTTGTCGAACGAGACGTAGTAGTTCGCGCCGTCGACGAAGCGATCGTAGGCGATCACGGGGACCCCGAGGCGCTGCGCCTCGGCGACGATGCTCACGGCGGCCACCGCGTCGACGGCGTCGAGGACGAGGACGTCGGCCCCGCGCGCGAGCATCGACTCGGCCTGCTGCTGCTGGTTGGCGGCGTCCTGCGCGGCGTTGGCGTACAGGACCTCGCACGTGGGGCAGCGCCGCTCGACGACGCCGACGAACGTCGGCCGGTCGGTGGTCTCGTAGCGCGCGGTCTTCGCCTCGGGCAGGAGGAGCCCGATGGTCCCCTCCGAGGGGCCGGCCGGCTCCTCGGGCGCCGCGCACCCGGCGAGCGCGAGGAGGACGACGACGGCGGCGGCCAGCGCGGTCGTGACGGCGCCGCGGGCCCGACGGCGGGTCTCGCCCGCCCGCGCCGTGGTCGCCCCGGTCACGCGCTCACCCCCAGCGACCCGCTGACGCGTGCGAGGTCGAGCGCGACGGCGAGGGCCCCGCGCACCTCGGCGGCGGAGCCGAGCTCGGACGCGACGACCTGCACGGGCCCGGCGGTGCTGGGCACGGTGCGCTGCTCGAGCGCCGTGC
This region includes:
- a CDS encoding substrate-binding domain-containing protein — protein: MTGATTARAGETRRRARGAVTTALAAAVVVLLALAGCAAPEEPAGPSEGTIGLLLPEAKTARYETTDRPTFVGVVERRCPTCEVLYANAAQDAANQQQQAESMLARGADVLVLDAVDAVAAVSIVAEAQRLGVPVIAYDRFVDGANYYVSFDNELIGYLMGEALVAAVLDRAEQDPPGQGRRPGVLLVQGSPTDPNAAELAAGVHRALDGEDIDVLAEYDTPDWSPDKATEWVEGQLTQYPGRVDGVFAASDGIAGGAIAAMKAAGLDPVPPTTGQDGELAAVQRVVSGDQYMTVYKATAQQARTAAELAVRVLRGEDPRATASIDGVPSLLLAPRAVGVDDVQRVIVDGGVYTVDEICTRYYVDACVEAGLLEATP